One Parvularculales bacterium DNA window includes the following coding sequences:
- a CDS encoding rhodanese-like domain-containing protein encodes MALEEKQYAGDISPPQAWQMLEEIPQAVLVDVRTAPEWSFVGVPDLGILSKSAIFLEWQQFPAMAVNADFSSSLVVHLEEQGHEADDPILFICRSGARSRSATIALSQEGYGQCFNITGGFEGDADAHHHRSTVNGWKVAGLPWRQQ; translated from the coding sequence ATGGCATTAGAGGAAAAACAATATGCTGGAGATATATCTCCTCCTCAAGCTTGGCAGATGTTGGAAGAAATACCCCAAGCGGTTCTGGTAGATGTGCGCACCGCGCCAGAATGGTCTTTTGTGGGAGTTCCAGATCTTGGTATTTTGAGTAAATCAGCCATTTTTTTGGAGTGGCAGCAATTCCCCGCTATGGCCGTCAACGCAGATTTTTCATCCTCTCTCGTGGTACATCTAGAGGAGCAAGGTCACGAGGCGGATGACCCTATATTGTTTATCTGCCGCTCAGGAGCACGTTCACGATCTGCTACCATAGCGCTAAGCCAAGAGGGCTATGGGCAGTGTTTCAATATAACAGGAGGATTTGAGGGAGATGCAGATGCGCATCATCATCGCTCAACTGTTAATGGATGGAAAGTTGCAGGATTGCCATGGCGCCAACAATAA
- the rpsT gene encoding 30S ribosomal protein S20: MANTKSAKNMNRKIARRTAVNRVRLGQMRRSIRHVEEAVVSGDKAQALDALKTAESRIMRTAQQGVIHCNAASRKVSRLSRRVQAMR; encoded by the coding sequence ATGGCTAACACCAAATCGGCAAAAAATATGAATCGCAAAATTGCACGGCGAACGGCTGTCAACCGTGTTCGCCTAGGGCAAATGCGTCGTTCTATCCGGCATGTTGAAGAGGCCGTTGTCAGTGGCGACAAAGCACAAGCGCTTGATGCCCTTAAAACAGCGGAGTCACGCATTATGCGCACGGCTCAACAGGGTGTTATTCATTGTAATGCGGCCTCTCGGAAAGTGTCCCGCTTGTCACGTCGGGTTCAAGCGATGCGATAA
- the mutM gene encoding bifunctional DNA-formamidopyrimidine glycosylase/DNA-(apurinic or apyrimidinic site) lyase, with the protein MPELPEVETVRRGLAVALPGKRIVLSQWRRPDLRFPLPEGFSGALEGRCVNHVERRAKYLMITLGGKNDDKDDLLIWLVHFGMSGRFSIHTPDVGVVRPGYFVLDTDGMGSLNDTAGPHDHGLIVFNDGTQLIYTDPRRFGFMDLFSDKDKSGNRHLARLGMEPFSKQFSGESLASVMAGRRLSLKAALLDQRLIAGLGNIYACESLFRARLSPHRQAGSLMGRGSKPSVRAHRLAAAIQAILGEAITAGGSSLKDYEHPDGTAGWFQHGFSVYGRSGATCLTPNCAGRIKRIVQNSRSTFYCSICQR; encoded by the coding sequence ATGCCTGAACTGCCTGAAGTTGAAACCGTCCGCCGGGGGTTGGCGGTAGCCCTTCCCGGCAAGCGCATTGTGTTATCTCAGTGGCGGAGACCTGATTTACGATTTCCTTTACCTGAGGGGTTTTCCGGCGCTCTTGAGGGGCGATGTGTGAACCATGTTGAGAGGCGAGCGAAATATCTGATGATAACGTTGGGTGGCAAGAACGACGACAAAGACGATCTTTTGATATGGCTTGTGCATTTTGGCATGTCTGGCCGGTTTAGTATTCACACACCTGATGTAGGGGTAGTGCGACCGGGATATTTTGTCCTTGATACAGATGGAATGGGCAGTCTAAATGACACGGCGGGACCTCACGACCATGGCCTTATTGTATTCAATGATGGAACGCAACTCATTTACACAGATCCGCGACGATTCGGGTTTATGGATTTGTTTTCTGACAAGGATAAGAGTGGCAATCGTCATCTGGCGCGGTTGGGTATGGAGCCGTTCTCCAAACAATTTTCAGGCGAGAGTTTGGCTAGCGTTATGGCAGGGCGGCGGCTTAGTTTGAAGGCGGCTCTCTTAGATCAGCGTCTTATTGCAGGCCTTGGCAACATTTATGCATGTGAATCTCTGTTTCGGGCGCGGCTCTCACCCCATCGGCAGGCAGGGTCTTTAATGGGGCGTGGTAGCAAGCCCTCCGTACGCGCCCACCGTTTAGCGGCAGCTATTCAGGCGATTCTGGGCGAAGCCATCACGGCGGGAGGCTCCAGTTTGAAGGATTATGAGCACCCTGATGGCACAGCGGGTTGGTTTCAACATGGCTTTTCGGTATATGGTCGTAGCGGTGCTACCTGTCTGACACCAAACTGCGCCGGACGCATAAAGCGTATTGTGCAAAACAGCCGCTCTACATTCTATTGTTCTATCTGTCAGAGGTAA
- a CDS encoding class I SAM-dependent methyltransferase: MPDTALSTRASIDRIFERAASHYDVMNDLMSGGVHRLWKTMMLDWLAPPRNDTPFHLLDMAGGTGDIALGCLDRAGEGTFVTLCDINLVMLEAGHQRFSAGGPYKPQLHNRLQIGCANAEALPFPDKSFDAYTIAFGLRNMEHREQALGEAFRVLRSGGRFLCLEFSPMVMPGLKELYDAWSFWGIPTLGQIVASEDGPWRYLVESIRQFPDRETLVRNLEETGFLQIKVRPLTGGIAVLHSGWRL; the protein is encoded by the coding sequence GTGCCCGATACAGCCCTATCTACCCGCGCTTCTATTGACCGCATCTTTGAACGTGCGGCCTCTCATTACGATGTGATGAATGATTTAATGTCCGGCGGTGTGCATCGGCTATGGAAGACTATGATGCTGGACTGGCTTGCCCCACCGCGTAACGATACACCCTTTCATCTGTTGGATATGGCGGGTGGCACAGGTGATATTGCGCTGGGCTGTCTGGACCGGGCTGGAGAGGGGACCTTTGTTACACTATGCGACATTAATCTCGTCATGCTAGAGGCCGGACATCAGCGCTTCAGCGCAGGGGGGCCTTATAAACCGCAGTTGCACAACAGATTGCAGATTGGATGCGCCAATGCTGAGGCCCTACCTTTTCCGGATAAATCTTTTGATGCCTACACTATTGCTTTTGGGTTGCGTAACATGGAGCATCGGGAGCAAGCTCTCGGAGAAGCATTTCGGGTTTTGCGCTCAGGGGGGCGATTTTTATGTCTGGAGTTTTCACCAATGGTTATGCCCGGCCTTAAAGAGCTCTACGATGCATGGTCGTTTTGGGGGATACCCACTCTTGGTCAGATTGTCGCCAGCGAGGATGGCCCATGGCGTTATCTGGTAGAGAGCATTCGCCAGTTTCCAGATCGTGAAACTCTTGTCCGTAACCTTGAAGAGACAGGCTTTCTTCAGATAAAAGTGCGGCCACTAACCGGCGGCATTGCCGTCTTACATTCTGGTTGGCGTCTTTAA